From the genome of Candidatus Dormiibacterota bacterium, one region includes:
- a CDS encoding NAD(P)H-binding protein, with protein MATIVVFGAGGRAGHRITAEAARRGHHVIAVARDRSRLTDLPAAVVPEVGDALSKTSLRKLARGADAFIVAIGGEDYSVWKRAAQMLTETLNGMPGAIPRILHMGGGATLLTPDGKRFLDLPDFPGTLRGPAEGQAEALEFYRRLSNSRVAWTYVSPPPANFSPGARTGRYRTRLDHPVLDDQGQSGISYEDFAVAMIDEVENGRFVNIRFTVGY; from the coding sequence ATGGCCACGATCGTGGTCTTCGGAGCGGGGGGAAGGGCCGGCCACCGCATCACGGCCGAGGCGGCGCGTCGCGGCCACCACGTCATCGCGGTGGCTCGCGACCGCTCCCGGTTGACCGACCTCCCGGCCGCGGTCGTGCCCGAGGTCGGTGACGCCCTCTCGAAGACCTCCCTCCGGAAACTTGCGCGGGGCGCCGATGCGTTCATCGTGGCGATCGGCGGCGAGGACTACTCGGTCTGGAAGCGCGCCGCCCAGATGCTGACCGAGACGCTGAATGGAATGCCCGGGGCCATCCCGCGCATCCTGCACATGGGCGGCGGCGCCACGCTCCTGACACCCGACGGCAAACGGTTCCTCGACCTTCCCGATTTCCCGGGAACGCTCCGAGGCCCGGCCGAGGGGCAGGCCGAAGCCCTCGAGTTCTACCGACGACTCTCGAATTCGCGAGTCGCCTGGACGTACGTCTCGCCCCCGCCCGCGAACTTCTCTCCCGGAGCGCGCACGGGCCGATACCGGACCCGCCTCGACCATCCGGTGCTGGACGATCAGGGTCAATCCGGAATCTCCTACGAAGACTTCGCCGTGGCCATGATCGATGAGGTCGAGAACGGTCGATTCGTGAACATCCGCTTTACCGTAGGATACTGA
- the gltX gene encoding glutamate--tRNA ligase, with the protein MENPRTDPAAPAGVRVRFAPSPTGFLHVGGARTALFNWLFARKSGGTFILRIEDTDQERSTEASVATILDGLEWLRIGWDEGPFFQSRCLEAHRALALRFLQEKSAYHCFCTITGLEARRAAAEKDGVAWKYDRLCLRLAPDEVRRRLEEGRPAVVRFRVPDGTVAWDDLVHGPTSFEAAVLEDIVLLRSNGSPTYNLSCVSDDIAMRVTHVIRGDDHISNTPKQILLYHAAGVSPPRFGHLPLILGTDKKRLSKRHGAVSVTEYRDKGYLPEAMFNFLALLGWSPGEGREKLSRDEMIALFRLEDINRKGAVFDEQKLEWLNGQYINDLPPGRIVALVRAELQAAGLLSPDIDDSGPRHAWFLKVIETLKARSKRLPDFVRDARPFLSEDFEYRPEAVEKHLKGDAASDGRKGIAARLSALRAQLATVEPFTEEATEKALRELAEARREKASDYIHPLRVALVGTAVSPGIFAVLVLIGKERALRRLDRMIAFLQSEVPPQASSGGPP; encoded by the coding sequence ATGGAGAATCCACGGACCGACCCGGCCGCTCCCGCGGGAGTGCGGGTGCGCTTCGCCCCCTCTCCGACCGGCTTCCTGCACGTCGGGGGGGCCCGCACGGCCCTGTTCAACTGGCTGTTCGCCCGAAAAAGCGGCGGCACCTTCATCCTCAGGATCGAGGACACCGACCAGGAGAGATCGACCGAGGCCAGCGTTGCGACCATCCTGGACGGTCTGGAGTGGCTGAGAATCGGTTGGGATGAGGGACCGTTCTTCCAGTCCCGCTGCCTCGAGGCGCATCGCGCGCTCGCCCTGCGCTTCCTGCAGGAAAAGAGCGCCTACCACTGCTTCTGCACCATAACCGGGCTCGAGGCGCGCCGGGCCGCGGCCGAGAAGGACGGGGTCGCCTGGAAGTACGACCGGCTCTGCCTGAGGCTGGCGCCCGACGAGGTGCGCAGGCGGCTGGAGGAAGGGCGTCCCGCCGTCGTGAGGTTCAGGGTCCCCGACGGCACGGTCGCCTGGGACGACCTGGTCCACGGGCCGACTTCGTTCGAGGCGGCGGTTCTCGAGGACATCGTCCTGTTGCGCTCGAACGGCTCGCCCACCTACAACCTCTCCTGCGTGTCGGATGACATCGCCATGCGCGTCACGCACGTCATCCGCGGCGACGACCATATCAGCAACACGCCGAAGCAGATCCTCCTGTACCACGCCGCCGGGGTGTCGCCGCCGCGCTTCGGCCACCTGCCCCTCATCCTCGGGACCGACAAGAAACGCCTGAGCAAGAGACACGGCGCCGTCTCGGTCACCGAGTACCGCGACAAGGGGTACCTGCCGGAGGCGATGTTCAATTTCCTGGCGCTCCTGGGGTGGTCGCCCGGGGAAGGGCGCGAGAAGCTGAGCCGCGACGAGATGATCGCTCTGTTCCGGCTGGAGGACATCAACAGGAAGGGGGCGGTGTTCGACGAGCAGAAGCTCGAGTGGCTGAACGGCCAGTACATCAACGACCTCCCTCCCGGGCGGATCGTCGCGCTGGTCCGCGCCGAGCTTCAGGCCGCCGGTCTTCTGAGCCCCGACATCGACGATTCCGGCCCGCGGCACGCCTGGTTCCTGAAGGTGATCGAGACGCTCAAGGCGCGCTCCAAGCGACTGCCCGACTTCGTGCGCGACGCGCGGCCGTTCCTGTCGGAGGATTTCGAGTACCGCCCCGAGGCGGTCGAGAAGCACCTGAAAGGGGACGCCGCGTCGGACGGGCGGAAGGGGATCGCCGCCCGGCTGTCGGCACTGCGCGCACAGCTTGCGACCGTCGAACCGTTCACCGAGGAGGCGACCGAGAAGGCCCTGCGGGAGCTCGCCGAGGCGCGCCGGGAGAAGGCGTCGGACTACATCCACCCGCTGCGCGTGGCGCTCGTCGGGACGGCCGTCAGCCCCGGGATCTTCGCCGTCCTCGTCCTGATCGGGAAGGAGCGCGCGTTGCGACGTCTCGACCGCATGATCGCCTTCCTGCAGTCCGAGGTCCCGCCGCAGGCGTCGTCCGGTGGGCCTCCTTGA
- a CDS encoding DUF547 domain-containing protein: MALWVCVWAPAGVIGCAAPAPKPATGEVAKAVQASLAGGSERFDHATWDRLLQGGTRDGLVDYRFMQAHRADLDAYLNAIGGAHLDRLAAGQLEALLINAYNAHTMRAILDHPDVTSIKKIPGVWTETKRRVGGFDLTLDDIEHRILRPFFRDPRLHFALNCASRSCARLPPWAYDGDRIDMQLEDRAATFLVDPDNVSYEKERLVVSRYFDWYGGDFTAPGWKGAARTIPAYIARYAVLDVKWFIQAYKARPTVVFAEYDWSLNAAVPPDPSVRP, translated from the coding sequence GTGGCGCTCTGGGTGTGCGTCTGGGCGCCCGCGGGAGTGATCGGCTGCGCGGCGCCGGCTCCGAAACCGGCCACCGGGGAGGTGGCGAAGGCGGTGCAGGCGTCGCTCGCGGGCGGTTCGGAGCGCTTCGACCACGCGACATGGGACAGGCTGCTTCAGGGCGGGACGCGGGATGGCCTGGTCGACTACCGGTTCATGCAGGCGCACCGCGCCGACCTGGATGCGTACCTGAACGCGATCGGGGGGGCGCACCTCGACCGGCTGGCGGCCGGACAGCTGGAGGCGTTGCTGATCAACGCCTACAACGCGCACACGATGCGCGCCATCCTCGACCATCCGGACGTCACGTCGATCAAGAAGATCCCGGGGGTGTGGACCGAGACGAAGCGGCGGGTTGGCGGCTTCGACCTGACCCTCGACGACATCGAGCACAGGATTCTGCGGCCGTTCTTCCGCGACCCGCGTCTCCACTTCGCGCTCAACTGCGCCTCGCGCTCCTGCGCGCGGCTGCCGCCGTGGGCCTACGACGGCGACCGGATCGACATGCAGCTGGAAGACCGGGCGGCGACGTTCCTGGTCGACCCGGACAACGTGTCGTACGAGAAGGAGCGGCTCGTGGTGTCGAGATACTTCGACTGGTACGGCGGCGATTTCACCGCGCCGGGCTGGAAGGGAGCGGCGCGCACCATCCCGGCCTACATCGCGCGCTACGCCGTCCTCGACGTCAAGTGGTTCATCCAGGCGTACAAGGCCAGGCCCACGGTGGTCTTCGCGGAGTACGACTGGTCCCTGAACGCCGCCGTGCCGCCCGATCCGTCCGTGCGACCGTAG
- a CDS encoding VCBS repeat-containing protein codes for MFHPSPHRVRPRFHALISIASLGLGALLLSTAPYPLAGQSDPHLQGSIPKAPPYVLGYPRWFPQTVDFRPRQGAVVLADVDRDGRKDLVVSVPSGQILVVHPDGSLFKGWPRRFDDLNQPAFPMGEPAVGDLDGDGSPDIVTCVVSGSPRRNYLYAMRADGSDLDKWPIELAGGGNDFFTCSNTPTLLADLDGNGKLEVIRGMNKGIILGFDRFGKALTGLGWPVRLVPDIPGLTREINADLVAADVDGDGKKDLVFVESGLAPRLAAVSSEGLLLKGFPMQLLEIVDRESPVVADVDGDGRPDIVQATMPFDGVIIEPQPEPGAGPAVPANLHALRADGSDATGWPRRLQSGASWGAVVTDLLGDGQLEILQQDGTDLVGFDLDGNPLPGYPVAIHRDFVRSQSIDISPWVVGHLNGDRRADLLQVWSSQYNGTSYLRVFGLRAAGNPIRGFPFDVTGMVAASRPVLTDVSGDGVDDLVMLLARDSNGGWLLTAWDLGTLQNP; via the coding sequence ATGTTCCACCCGTCGCCGCATCGGGTCAGGCCTCGCTTTCACGCCCTCATCTCGATCGCCAGCCTGGGCCTGGGAGCCTTGCTCCTGTCCACGGCACCGTATCCTCTGGCCGGGCAGAGCGATCCGCACCTGCAGGGGAGCATCCCGAAGGCCCCCCCGTACGTCCTGGGATACCCGAGATGGTTTCCGCAGACGGTCGATTTCCGGCCCCGACAGGGGGCGGTGGTCCTGGCCGACGTCGATCGGGACGGGCGGAAGGACCTGGTCGTCTCCGTCCCGTCCGGACAAATCCTGGTCGTCCACCCGGATGGCAGTCTGTTCAAAGGCTGGCCGCGCAGGTTCGACGACCTGAACCAACCGGCGTTTCCGATGGGCGAACCGGCGGTGGGCGACCTGGACGGCGACGGGTCGCCGGACATCGTGACCTGCGTCGTGTCCGGATCGCCGCGCCGCAACTACCTCTACGCCATGCGGGCCGACGGCTCCGACCTGGACAAGTGGCCCATCGAACTTGCCGGCGGCGGCAACGACTTCTTCACCTGCTCGAACACTCCGACCCTGCTCGCCGACCTCGACGGGAACGGGAAACTCGAAGTCATCCGCGGCATGAACAAGGGGATCATCCTGGGCTTCGATCGATTCGGCAAGGCCCTGACCGGGCTCGGGTGGCCGGTGCGGCTTGTCCCCGACATTCCCGGTCTGACCCGCGAGATCAACGCCGACCTCGTGGCCGCCGACGTGGACGGCGATGGGAAGAAAGACCTGGTCTTCGTGGAGTCGGGTCTCGCCCCGCGCCTGGCCGCCGTCTCGTCCGAGGGCCTGCTGCTGAAGGGCTTCCCGATGCAGCTGCTGGAGATCGTCGACCGCGAGTCGCCCGTCGTCGCGGACGTCGACGGCGACGGCCGGCCGGACATCGTGCAGGCGACCATGCCGTTCGACGGCGTCATCATCGAGCCGCAGCCCGAGCCCGGCGCCGGCCCCGCCGTGCCCGCGAACCTGCACGCCCTGCGCGCCGACGGCTCTGACGCCACCGGCTGGCCCCGCCGGCTGCAGAGCGGCGCGTCCTGGGGCGCCGTCGTCACCGACCTGCTCGGCGACGGGCAGCTGGAGATTCTGCAGCAGGACGGCACCGATCTCGTGGGGTTCGACCTCGACGGCAATCCCCTGCCCGGCTACCCGGTGGCCATTCATCGCGACTTCGTCCGCTCCCAGTCCATCGACATCTCTCCCTGGGTCGTCGGGCATCTCAACGGTGATCGGCGGGCGGACCTCCTGCAGGTCTGGAGCAGCCAGTACAACGGCACGTCGTACCTGCGGGTCTTCGGCCTGCGCGCCGCCGGCAATCCGATACGCGGCTTCCCGTTCGACGTCACCGGCATGGTCGCCGCCTCCCGGCCGGTCCTCACGGACGTGTCCGGCGACGGCGTCGACGACCTGGTGATGCTGCTGGCGAGGGACTCGAACGGCGGGTGGCTGCTGACGGCGTGGGACCTCGGCACTCTCCAGAATCCCTAG
- a CDS encoding glycosyltransferase family 87 protein, translating to MKSRLRVFVSSSLGVACGIFAFPAAAALTDSRLAAALIAAVVAGLVVLLSLRRPIVVLDETACSRTLAIVSGLVTALALVQIARLAVFMVDPSQVSCSSIPSSKWELEHSCLSAYFVSAQAASTSTNIYDDALFTMPDDDPNSIRKARMLGPFKIDVFEYPPPFLLLPRALLRLTPDFMRLRMLWFGLSGGVFLLALLVVARAMSPAAGTRALLLSPLVWISLPMASTLQKGNVQGTVIAGVMLAMALFEWRRPAAGGAILAFVTLSKLYPGLLVLYLLARRQWRALAWTAGFAVAFMVLTFVDIGWAPYAAFLDRFPALLGGEAFPAFRNPAAMAINFSIPGLAFKAKLFGVPGMSFGASKIVGWIYTPIALAATVFAGLRAQRNDEKPLVWMAILILATLRSPFLPQGYAAVPPLWLLTILAATYLPTTKTLCTVLLAWAALNIYWPMDWPIDPRLLAVVSGVPQTLTVVLVVLALRRRQEPHAT from the coding sequence ATGAAATCGCGGTTGCGGGTTTTCGTCTCATCGTCCCTGGGTGTGGCGTGCGGGATCTTCGCCTTCCCGGCGGCGGCCGCTCTGACCGATTCGCGGCTCGCCGCGGCCCTGATCGCCGCCGTCGTCGCGGGCCTCGTTGTCCTGCTGTCCCTCCGGCGCCCGATTGTGGTGCTCGACGAAACGGCATGCTCCCGGACGCTGGCGATCGTCTCAGGGCTGGTGACGGCACTGGCGCTCGTCCAGATAGCCCGCCTCGCCGTCTTCATGGTCGATCCGTCGCAGGTTTCCTGCTCGTCGATACCCTCCAGCAAGTGGGAGCTCGAACATTCGTGCCTGTCCGCGTACTTCGTCAGCGCGCAGGCGGCGTCCACGTCGACCAACATCTACGACGACGCGCTCTTCACGATGCCCGATGACGACCCCAACTCGATCCGCAAAGCACGCATGCTCGGCCCTTTCAAGATCGACGTCTTCGAGTACCCGCCGCCGTTCCTGCTCCTGCCGCGCGCCCTCCTGCGTCTGACGCCGGATTTCATGCGACTTCGAATGCTGTGGTTCGGGCTCTCGGGCGGGGTCTTCCTGCTTGCGCTCTTGGTCGTGGCGCGCGCCATGAGCCCGGCTGCCGGGACGCGCGCGCTTCTGCTCTCACCCCTCGTGTGGATTTCGCTGCCGATGGCCAGCACTCTGCAGAAGGGAAACGTCCAGGGGACGGTGATCGCCGGGGTGATGCTGGCGATGGCGCTGTTCGAGTGGCGGCGCCCGGCAGCCGGGGGCGCGATCCTGGCGTTCGTGACGCTGAGCAAGCTCTACCCGGGCCTGCTGGTGCTGTACCTGCTCGCGCGGCGCCAGTGGCGCGCGCTCGCGTGGACGGCGGGGTTCGCGGTCGCGTTCATGGTCCTGACATTCGTGGACATCGGCTGGGCGCCGTACGCGGCTTTCCTGGACCGTTTCCCGGCGCTCCTCGGGGGCGAGGCCTTCCCGGCGTTCCGGAATCCCGCCGCGATGGCGATCAACTTCTCGATCCCGGGACTCGCGTTCAAGGCGAAGCTGTTCGGCGTGCCGGGCATGTCCTTCGGGGCGTCGAAGATCGTGGGATGGATCTACACGCCGATCGCGCTCGCCGCGACCGTGTTCGCCGGTCTGCGCGCGCAGCGCAACGACGAGAAGCCCCTGGTGTGGATGGCGATCCTGATCCTCGCGACTCTGCGCAGTCCGTTCCTGCCTCAGGGCTACGCCGCGGTCCCTCCTCTCTGGCTGCTCACCATCCTGGCCGCGACCTACCTACCGACCACGAAGACTCTCTGCACGGTTCTTCTCGCGTGGGCCGCCCTCAACATTTACTGGCCGATGGACTGGCCGATCGATCCGAGACTGCTCGCGGTCGTCAGCGGGGTGCCGCAGACGCTCACCGTCGTCCTCGTCGTGCTCGCCCTGCGCCGCAGGCAGGAACCGCACGCGACGTAA
- a CDS encoding PA0069 family radical SAM protein, whose amino-acid sequence MPARKGRGAVGNVEGRFETRRLRPEDYGWGTGGDEDAPPRLPTTVTPEKTRTILSRNDSPDIPFDRSINPYKGCEHGCVYCFARPTHSYLGMSPGLDFETKIFSKPEAARLLREELRRPGYRCDVIALGANTDPYQPVERDLNITRAVLEVLWEHRHPVGIVTKSSLVLRDLDLLEPMARQNLAAVFLSITTLDRGLARTMEPRAAAPHRRLETIKALSDAGVPAGVLASPMIPGLNDKELESILEAAAAAGARTAGYILLRLPHEVKEIFSEWLTTHYPLKAAHVLSLVRQTHGGRLYDSEFGTRMKGDGPYADLLRRRFETASRRLGLLKRDLDLDVTQFRVPPRAGDQPGLFD is encoded by the coding sequence GTGCCGGCGAGGAAAGGGCGCGGGGCCGTCGGCAACGTCGAGGGACGGTTCGAGACGCGCCGCCTGAGGCCGGAAGACTACGGCTGGGGCACAGGCGGCGACGAGGACGCTCCGCCCCGGCTGCCCACCACCGTCACGCCGGAGAAGACCCGCACTATCCTGAGCCGGAACGACTCGCCCGACATCCCGTTCGACCGATCGATCAATCCGTACAAGGGGTGCGAGCACGGCTGCGTCTATTGCTTCGCGCGGCCGACCCATTCGTACCTCGGGATGTCGCCCGGTCTCGATTTCGAGACGAAGATCTTCTCCAAGCCGGAGGCGGCCCGCCTGCTGCGCGAGGAGCTGCGCCGCCCCGGATACCGTTGCGACGTGATCGCCCTGGGGGCGAACACCGATCCGTACCAGCCGGTGGAGCGCGACCTGAACATTACCAGAGCCGTCCTCGAGGTGCTGTGGGAGCACCGGCACCCGGTCGGGATCGTCACCAAGTCGAGCCTCGTCCTGCGCGACCTCGATCTTCTGGAGCCGATGGCCAGGCAGAACCTCGCGGCGGTGTTCCTGTCGATCACGACGCTCGACCGCGGACTGGCGCGCACCATGGAGCCGCGTGCCGCCGCCCCGCACCGCCGCCTCGAGACGATCAAGGCCCTGAGCGACGCCGGCGTCCCGGCCGGCGTCCTGGCCTCGCCGATGATCCCCGGCCTCAACGACAAGGAGCTGGAGAGCATTCTCGAAGCGGCCGCCGCGGCGGGGGCCCGCACCGCCGGCTACATCCTGCTGCGCCTGCCGCACGAGGTGAAGGAGATCTTTTCCGAGTGGCTGACGACGCACTATCCGCTGAAGGCGGCGCACGTCCTCAGCCTGGTGCGTCAGACCCACGGGGGCAGGCTCTACGACAGCGAGTTCGGGACGAGGATGAAGGGGGACGGTCCGTACGCCGATCTGCTGCGGCGGCGCTTCGAGACCGCCAGCCGGCGCCTGGGTCTTCTGAAGAGGGATCTCGATCTCGACGTCACGCAGTTCCGCGTGCCGCCCCGCGCCGGAGACCAGCCGGGACTGTTCGACTAG
- a CDS encoding lipid-binding SYLF domain-containing protein: MRSPTLALLMSIFVTCLALGPPARAAESPELQKIRDAEAVLRASVTAPDKGIPRSLLERAECIGVFPRVTKAAFVVGGEFGRGVFTCRQKNGTMGAPAFFTIGGGSFGWQFGGQQADLVLLIMNENGVKHLLQDKFTLGGEASAVAGPVGRTAQASTDAQMHAEILSWSRPRGVFLGASLEGVVIKPNKSATEEFYGKPVTANDILVAQTVPPPDAARSFVKTASEFSKRSS, from the coding sequence ATGCGGTCTCCAACGCTCGCCCTGTTGATGTCGATCTTCGTCACGTGCCTGGCCCTCGGCCCGCCCGCCAGGGCCGCGGAGAGTCCGGAGCTGCAGAAGATCCGCGATGCGGAAGCGGTCCTGAGGGCCTCCGTGACCGCCCCCGACAAGGGGATTCCCCGGAGTCTCCTCGAGCGGGCCGAATGCATCGGAGTGTTCCCCCGCGTGACCAAGGCAGCGTTCGTGGTCGGCGGGGAGTTCGGCCGGGGCGTGTTCACCTGCCGCCAGAAGAACGGCACGATGGGTGCGCCCGCCTTCTTCACGATCGGCGGCGGCAGCTTCGGATGGCAGTTCGGCGGCCAGCAGGCCGATCTGGTGCTGCTCATCATGAACGAGAACGGAGTCAAGCACCTGCTTCAGGACAAGTTCACCCTCGGCGGCGAGGCCTCGGCCGTGGCCGGACCGGTGGGCCGCACCGCCCAGGCCTCGACCGACGCGCAGATGCACGCCGAGATCCTCTCCTGGTCGAGACCCCGGGGCGTGTTCCTGGGAGCCTCGCTGGAAGGGGTGGTGATCAAGCCGAACAAGAGCGCGACCGAGGAGTTCTATGGAAAGCCGGTCACCGCGAACGACATCCTCGTGGCCCAGACCGTGCCGCCTCCGGACGCCGCGCGGTCGTTCGTGAAGACGGCCAGCGAATTCTCGAAGCGCTCCTCCTAG